A region of the Drosophila subobscura isolate 14011-0131.10 chromosome J, UCBerk_Dsub_1.0, whole genome shotgun sequence genome:
TTGGCTGTCTTGGTTTGGGTTAGGTAATTAACTAACTTGCAAAATGAAGCTCATAGTTGGCCCAAAtgtggaatatttaattaaagtgcaCACTTTCGGTTCTGCAATTACTTTCTCCTACAAAAGCAGATAAAATTAGTGTCAACATCAGAagtcgttgttttttttttaaacactCACCAAAAGGAGCCGATCACTGTCGATCAACATATcgcatttcaattcaaaatatCTCTGTAGATTGAAGCCTTTATCCTTTAGACATTTTAAAAAGAGTCGAGATGATGATGCAATAGGCGCCATACCAAGAACGCATCCGCATGTAGACACTTGATGTTCTTACATTCTCCGAGAACATTTATAAAATCATTTACACTAAAGCGTTCGAGTCTACTGcgattaattttaaattgaaaatgttccaATGTTCCAGCGTAAATTTTGATAATATTGCTGACTTCAAGAAGGTTGCTCATATATTCATTCGGAGCAAATTTCAAAGTTTTTAGCTTCGGACATTTGGGCAGCCAATTCGAATTTAATTCACAACAAGTGATATGAAGTTCTTCCAATCCTGAGATTATAATATCATTGCTCCTTATACCTAACTCGGGAGTTGTAAAGTAAATGTCTCGAATTTTCAGGACACGCAACTTCTTGAAAGACGAACATATTTCAAACAGACTATCGGTTTTATAACTCTGTAACCCAGTAAGTTCCAATGTTTCCAAGTTAATCAGTTTCCCAATATTTTCAGCTGCAAAAGCTACAAATGTTAAAgatatttcatttgaattaattacaattcaTACCCTGAGCATTCGGAAAAGATCCTAAAGATAATCCTTTACATTCTGGATTTATGTAATTGAGTATATCCAAATCACACATGTCCATATTTTGCAACACAATTTTTTTCAGGTTACTCATTcttaaaattgatttgcatGCATCGAAATGTTCAAGATTCAAAATGGTAGATTCTAGCTTAATGCAGTACTGCGATATTAGTTCACAAATCGCCTCATTTACATTAAGAAGCACAGAAACATGAGTAACTGTGTGTCCGCAAAGGCGCAGTATTAATTGGAGCTCGTCGTCTGAATATCTGCAGCAAACAATCTCCTTGTATTTGTCGCGCGAATTGTA
Encoded here:
- the LOC117894024 gene encoding uncharacterized protein LOC117894024; the encoded protein is MLAKLPIEILDKIFNYLERKDQLKMAQVSKQFESVFVYNSRDKYKEIVCCRYSDDELQLILRLCGHTVTHVSVLLNVNEAICELISQYCIKLESTILNLEHFDACKSILRMSNLKKIVLQNMDMCDLDILNYINPECKGLSLGSFPNAQAENIGKLINLETLELTGLQSYKTDSLFEICSSFKKLRVLKIRDIYFTTPELGIRSNDIIISGLEELHITCCELNSNWLPKCPKLKTLKFAPNEYMSNLLEVSNIIKIYAGTLEHFQFKINRSRLERFSVNDFINVLGECKNIKCLHADAFLVWRLLHHHLDSF